The Mercurialis annua linkage group LG8, ddMerAnnu1.2, whole genome shotgun sequence genome window below encodes:
- the LOC126660305 gene encoding beta-glucosidase 15-like: protein MQYLTMKFSGIFCVIINLWIVSIVDGQATTQKGFASVTGSSFPADFLFGSASSSHQYEGGALVDGRGPSMWDTYVQKHPERVADRSNADIAVDSYHRYKEDVAIIKDIGFNAHRFSISWSRILPHGKLSGGVNQAGIDYYNNLINELLAKGIQPFATLFHWDIPQALEDEYMGFLNIKIVDDFRDYADLCFSKFGDRVKHWITLNEPQNYAVNGYSSTLFAPARCSDHKACGAGDSSTEPYIVTHNQILAHAAAVRIYRDKYQKTQKGQIGITLNFAWILPYTESSKQDQDAAFRAIVFQYDWYMEPLKSGTYPAAMVTRVGNRLPRFSTQQSWIVKGSYDFIGLNYYTAQYASDVPCPTVNHAYITDSCASLTSVRNGVPIGYQASIWLYVYAPGIEQILLYTKTNFNDPIIYITENGINDPIGTVTLNDNIRIDFINNHLVYIQKAIASGVKVKGYFAWSLLDNWEWSFGFSARFGVVSVDHNNGLKRTYKNSAWRFKEFLQTRTHPIPATATDHDVKIDL from the exons ATGCAATATTTAACAATGAAATTTAGTGGCATTTTTTGTGTGATTATCAATTTGTGGATCGTGTCAATTGTTGATGGTCAAGCTACTACTCAAAAGGGTTTTGCTTCTGTTACTGGAAGCAGTTTTCCAGCAGATTTTCTATTTGGAAGTGCATCGTCTTCTCACCAG TATGAAGGGGGTGCACTTGTGGATGGCAGAGGACCAAGCATGTGGGACACCTACGTTCAAAAACATCCAG AAAGAGTAGCGGATCGTAGTAATGCAGACATTGCCGTAGATTCATATCATAGATACAAG GAGGATGTAGCGATTATAAAAGATATCGGTTTCAACGCACACAGATTCTCTATATCGTGGTCTCGAATTTTGCCTC ATGGTAAACTTAGCGGAGGAGTAAATCAAGCAGGCATAGATTATTACAACAATCTCATTAATGAACTCTTGGCAAAGG GAATCCAACCGTTCGCAACTCTGTTTCATTGGGATATTCCACAAGCACTTGAAGATGAATACATGGGTttcttaaatataaaaatagt CGACGATTTCAGAGACTATGCAGATTTGTGCTTTAGCAAATTTGGAGATAGGGTGAAGCACTGGATCACATTGAATGAACCTCAGAATTACGCTGTAAATGGTTATTCATCAACCCTATTTGCACCAGCCAGATGTTCAGACCATAAAGCATGCGGGGCTGGTGATTCCTCTACCGAACCATACATTGTAACACACAATCAAATTCTTGCTCATGCTGCTGCTGTTAGAATCTATAGAGATAAGTACCAG AAAACTCAAAAAGGTCAAATTGGAATTACACTGAATTTTGCATGGATTTTACCTTACACCGAGTCGAGCAAACAAGATCAAGATGCAGCATTTCGAGCCATTGTTTTCCAATATGATTG GTACATGGAACCACTGAAATCCGGTACTTATCCGGCAGCAATGGTTACGAGAGTCGGAAATCGTTTACCTCGATTTTCTACACAGCAATCATGGATTGTGAAAGGATCATATGATTTCATTGGCCTTAATTACTATACTGCACAGTATGCAAGTGATGTTCCTTGCCCTACCGTCAACCACGCCTACATTACCGACTCATGTGCCAGTCTTACAA GCGTACGAAATGGGGTTCCTATTGGTTATCAG GCTTCGATTTGGCTATATGTTTATGCGCCGGGGATTGAACAAATTCTTCTCTACaccaaaacaaattttaatgatCCGATCATCTACATTACAGAGAACG GAATCAATGACCCTATTGGTACGGTGACATTAAACGATAACATAAGAATAGACTTTATCAACAATCATTTGGTTTACATACAAAAAGCAATAGCAAGTGGAGTGAAAGTGAAAGGATACTTCGCATGGTCATTGTTAGACAATTGGGAATGGAGTTTCGGTTTTTCAGCTCGTTTTGGAGTCGTCTCTGTGGACCATAATAATGGATTGAAAAGGACTTACAAAAACTCGGCCTGGCGATTCAAAGAATTTCTTCAAACCAGGACACACCCTATACCAGCTACAGCTACTGATCATGACGTCAAAATTGATCTTTGA